Genomic window (Bacteroidota bacterium):
TGAGATACAAGTAAAATCACAAGAGCAAAATTATCTGCAGGATGTGGTATCGGCCATTAACAGATTGAAGCTGCGTAAAACAGATAAGTTGATGGAAATTATTAGTGATATGATCAAGAATCCAAAAGATGATGAAGAGCAAGAATTGAATATAAAAGCTCAACAAGAAATTTTGGAAATGCGGAAGGCTTTGAGCAAGACTATTGGGTCGGTGGTGATAAGGTAGCATTTATTGCCGTTGACTTTTATTGCCGTTGACTTTTATTGCCGTTGACTTTTATTGCCGTTGACTTAAGTCAACGGCAATAAATGCTAATACAATTTTATTTTCTGCCCTTCAGTTAATTTTTCAATTTTTAGTTTGTTTAATTTCATTAATTTGGGTTTGTCCAAATGGAATTTTTTGGCAACCTTACCTATGGTATCGCCTTTTTTGGCAGTGTAGGTTGTAGGTTTTTTAGCAGGCGTTTTTATTGTATCTTTTTTAGGTAGCGTTTTTTGAACTGTGGTCGGTTTTATTTTTAATTCCTGCCCTACTTTTATACTATTACTGTCAAGCCCATTCAAATGTTTGAGTTCATCAACAGTTATATTGTATTTTTTTGAAATACTATATAATGTTTCCTTTTCTTTTACAATATGAATATTGGGATTTGATATTATGATGCTTGATGAAGTATCTATATTTTTGTGGTTTCCCGAATCCCGAATCTTATTCGGGACGGAACCAACTACTGTATCTTTTGGTTCTTCTATTTTTGTTTTAACAATGCTGTCTTTTTTAACATTTTCTTTTGTAGGTTGTTTGGTAGTTCTGATGGCGACAGGGATATATAAGTTTGGTTTCTCCTTTCGTTCATCATTCAAATATATTTTTTCGCCAGATGCTGGTTCTTCGCCTATCGTCATCAAATTTCTATCATACAGTTTGCTAAGTTTGAGTGCATATATTTTAGAAATAGTTTTCATCGTTTGCCCTGGTTTAACTATATGAAAGTCTGTTGTGGCATGGCGGCGTTTTGGTTTTAGGTATATAGTGTCTCGTGCATGACAAGCTTCGGAATCGCTGAGATCATTATACTTGGTAATTTGCCATACACGCATATCATTTGCATTGGCTATCATTTGCCAAGTGTCTCCCGTTTTGGTAATAAGTGCGGGCGTTTCGTTAATCTCTATATAGTTTGAAATTTCCGCTTTCCATTCTTGCTCCACTGCTTTTTTTTCGATAGAATCTGGAACTATTAAATCGTATTGATGCAGATTGTATTTTTCTACATATTCAATTAATTTTTGCGGATATACAGGATTGGTCGCATAGCCTGCTGCTTTTAATCCGTAGGCCCAACTTTTATAATCTGTAACATCCAAATTAAATAAAGTACTATAACGACTGTTATGTAATAAAAAATCGCTGTGGTCATGATAACTTTGCCAGGCACTATCATAAGCACGGAAGCATTCCTGTTTTTCGTCATCGTCTTCTAATATTGTTTTGCCCGTCCAGGTGCCTTTACATTTTATGCCGAAATGGTTATTCCCCTCCTGTGTGAGGCGGCTATTTCCTGAACCACTTTCTAATATTCCTTGTGCTAACGTAATGCTGGCAGGGATACCCGAACGAAACTTTTCCGCTACGGCAATATGTTTGTATCTATTTATATACTCTTCAGTACTCATTCTTTTTTGAGCATAAGTACATATAGGACCTAAGGCTACAAGTATATATATAATGTATTTGTGTTTTTGAGCCATAAAATTTGTGCAAGATAATTAAGTATATATTTTTGAATTCGGCAAAGTAATCCACCTTTGCACATTACCTATATTGCGATTCCTTTTTTGTGAACACTACCAAAATCATCTTTTTTCAATATTATAATAGTTGAAAGCATACAATTTTTTGCACATTATATTTTACGTAAATAGCCAACTGACGCGTGTTTAAGGTTTATGCACAGTTTTTAGCTATATACCCCAATAGCTGCTTCAGGACATGAACTTGTATTTTCGTGGCAGTAAAAAATGGTCATAGACAAACTGCTCACCCCTATAATCAATTTGCCCGATAGCGAAGGACAAAGTGCTTTGGATGCTTATGCCAAAATGTTGGGTATTTTTAGGTTTGTCGATTTGGACGAAAATACCATCGAAGAAGAACGACTACAATCTGCTTTATATAGGGTTCATTATAGTACCGCACTCGAAGGTGTAGATTACCAATTTGAACACGTAAAACAATTGGTGAATAACGAAAAACAACCGCTCGAACAGTTAGAGCGTGAAGTAATGGGCTATCACCAGGCAGAGATGTATTTGTTTAAACGCATGGACTTGCCCTTCGATGTATATATGATTAATGACATGCAGCAAGTG
Coding sequences:
- a CDS encoding LysM peptidoglycan-binding domain-containing protein encodes the protein MAQKHKYIIYILVALGPICTYAQKRMSTEEYINRYKHIAVAEKFRSGIPASITLAQGILESGSGNSRLTQEGNNHFGIKCKGTWTGKTILEDDDEKQECFRAYDSAWQSYHDHSDFLLHNSRYSTLFNLDVTDYKSWAYGLKAAGYATNPVYPQKLIEYVEKYNLHQYDLIVPDSIEKKAVEQEWKAEISNYIEINETPALITKTGDTWQMIANANDMRVWQITKYNDLSDSEACHARDTIYLKPKRRHATTDFHIVKPGQTMKTISKIYALKLSKLYDRNLMTIGEEPASGEKIYLNDERKEKPNLYIPVAIRTTKQPTKENVKKDSIVKTKIEEPKDTVVGSVPNKIRDSGNHKNIDTSSSIIISNPNIHIVKEKETLYSISKKYNITVDELKHLNGLDSNSIKVGQELKIKPTTVQKTLPKKDTIKTPAKKPTTYTAKKGDTIGKVAKKFHLDKPKLMKLNKLKIEKLTEGQKIKLY